A window of Chryseobacterium aquaeductus genomic DNA:
TCCATATTTTTAATTGACAGCTCTAAAGCTTTTCCCAGACCTGCAATACCGGCAACATTTTCCGTTCCTGCTCTCAAGCTTCTTTCTTGAGGACCGCCGGTAATAATTCCTTTTAATCCACTTGATTTTCTGATAAATGCAAATCCTATTCCCTTCGGGCCATGAAATTTGTGTGCACTGCAAGATGCAAAATCTACCGGGATTTCAGAAAAATCTAGATTCATGTGTGCCATTGTCTGCACAGTATCAGAATGAAATAATGCATTATTTGCCTTACACAATTCTGCAACTTTCTTTAGATCGATGATATTTCCAATCTCGTTATTGGCATGCATTAAACTCACCAATGTTTTTTTGTAGGAAGCTTTTAGCAATTCTTCAAGTTTATTAAGATCAATATCACCTTTTTCATTTGGGCGAATGTATGCAACCTCAACACCTTTCCTATTTTTCATGTCTAGGATGCTCTCGGAAACACATTTATGTTCCATCGGACTGCTGATGATTCTTTCAACTCCAAGATGCGAAACACTGGATTTGATAATCATATTGTTGGATTCCGTTCCGCAAGATGTGAAAATAATCTCTGCAGGACTCACGTGAAGATAATCTGCAACCTGCCTTCTTACATTTTCAATTAAAATTTTAGCATCTTGTCCGAAACTATGCGTAGAAGATGGGTTTCCAAAATTCATTTTCATGGTTTCTACCATGGCATCGATAACTTCTTCTGAAAGTGGCGTTGTAGCAGCGTTATCTAAATATATTTTATTCATTATTATTTTGAATATTTTAATTCTACTGAAGTGAATTGATAAGTTGATGAAACCGAAAATATAAACCAAGGATTTGACATTACCTGAATCGCCATTCCTCCTGATTGATATTCGGGGATTTCTACATACAAAATATTATTCTTCACAGAAATACTTTTAATAGTAGAAACTTTATGATCTCCTGAATTGAACGTTCCCAAATTATACAAAACAACTTTTTTATCTTTCGGAAAAACAGGAATTTCCATTACAGGTTGTGTACCGGAAGCAGCAAAATTTTTGATTATTTCGTTTCTTAGCTGTTGCTGATCGCTGATGATTTTAAAACCTGCTTTTTCTGCTCCTCCCTGAGATTCAGAAGCCAGAATTTCTCCGTTTGTTTGCATGTCTTCAGATTTTTGTGCAGTTGTGGTTGTACAACTCATAATGAGTGCAAAACATAAAATTATCAACTTATTCATTTTACCTTTATTAATCTTTCAAAATTAGTGAAAAAATTGATAATGTCCTTCGTTTGCCCATTTCAACATTGCCTTATCACCAGAGGTATCGCCAAAAGCTATGATTTTATCGTATTTACCATCTGAAATTTCTTTTTTTATCCTTTCTAATTTCTCTTTCCCGTTGCAGTTTTTGCCGATAAAGTTCCCTGTAAAAATACCATTTTTGAACTCTGCTTTCGTAGAAACAAGATTCATCTGCAATTTTTCTGCAAAAGGTTTGGCCCAAATATCCAAAGAAGCGGTAACCATTAGACTTTCTGTGTTTTGTCGATCCATATTATGAATAAAATCTAAGGCATTTTCTCTTACGATCTTCGGATAATTTTCTTCAAAAAACTGCTTCGATTTTTCTTCAATTTTCGTCTGAAGCTGACCTTTCAAAATAGAACCAATGAAGCTTTTCTTCACTTTTTCAGTCTCGGCAAGTTTTAACTTTAATAAAATAAAAAGCGGAATATGTCTTACAAACTGCACCCGAAATTTTGATGGATTGTAAAATTTTAAATACAAAAACATGGTGTCTTTGTACGTTAAGGTACCGTCAAAATCAAAACAATACAATTTTTTCATTCTGTTAAAGCTTTAATTTTTTAAATATAAATTCAGGAATATTTCTGATGATCAACATTATAACGCCCCAAATCGGTAAAACGTATGCAACATTCTTCTGTTTTTTGAACGCTTTGTAAATACATTCTGCAGCCTGTTTTGGAGTAGCCGTCAATTTCGGATTTAATGGTAAACCTTCCGTCATTTTTGTTGCCATAAAACCTGGTTTTACAGTCAAAACATGAACTTTCTTTTCAAAAAGATAATTCCTTAGACCACTTAAATAGGCTGTAAAAGCAGCTTTTGCACTTCCGTAGATGAAATTGCTCTGCCTACCTCTGTCACCTGCGACAGACGAAAGTCCAATGATGGTTCCTGATCTTCTGCTTTCAAATTTCTGTGCAAAAAAATTGATCACCGGAACTAGTTTTGAGTAATTAATATCTATAATTCTTTCTGTATTCTTATTGTCATACAATGCTTCCTCAGTGTTTTCTCCCAGATAACCCGTTGCACAAAACAAAAGACTGGAATTGATCTGTTCAAATTCAGAATAATTGATAGTTTTCGTTATATCTAATTCGATAATTTCAGATTGCTGAAGAAATTTCACATCAATATGCCTTGCAAATCTCTCTGTGGTTTCTCTATTTGACGTAAAAAGATAGATTTTTTCAAACTTCTCACCTTCCTGCAAAGCCTTTTCTACAAATGCCTGCGCTACTTCCGATGTACTTCCCAGAACTATCATTTACTTATTATTTAAAATTCTTTTGTGCTGTAAAGACACAAACTTTGAACTATTTACATTTTTCAGATAATCGGTAAGTGAAGATCTACTCATGCTGTCTTTCGTCAAATAAATTCTTCCGCCAAATACCTGCACAATCTGATCCAGCTGATCTACCAGCTTTTTTAATTTAGAATTTACTTTAAAATCTAGTGCTAATGTGTAACCTTCGGTAGGAAAAGAATTGTACGCGTTGGGATTATTTTTTCCAAAAAGTTTTAAAACCGCCAAAAAAGATCCGTTTCCGCTGTTGGCAATGGTTTCAAGGATTTTTTTCATTCCATCTTTTCCTCTTTCTTTCGGAATCACCATTTGGTATTGAATAAATCCTGATTTTCCATAGATTTTATTCCAATCTTTTATAGAATCTAAAGGATAGAAAAACGTCTCATAATCGATGAAACTTTTCACCTCCTTTTTAGTTTGCTTTTTGTAGTACAGAAAATTAAAAATCTTTACCGTCAAAGCATTTAATACAAAATTCGGAAAATAAAAAGGTACTTTTGGAGAGAATTTTTTCTTTAATTTTAACGGATTTACTGCCTCACTTCCCGAAATTTCATGTCGATATGCATGCTCACCACGCATCATAATGCTTCTGCCTATGTTTTTATCTTTTTGAAGACAGTCGATCCAGGCAACAGTATACGTCCAGCTTTCACTTTCTTCAAAGAGTCTGAATATTTCATCTAAATTTTCTGCTTTTATGCTTTCCTGACGAATATATGAGGTTTCAATATTTTTAAGTTTAAATTTTGCCGAAAGGATAATCCCGGTAAGTCCCATGCCACCGATGGTTGCCCAAAATTTCTCTGAATTTTCCTGTCTAGAACAGGTGATGATATCCCCATTTTCGGTCATCAGTTTAAAATCAATCACATATTCTGAAAAACATCCTTCCGCATGATGATTTTTACCATGGATGTCTGATGCGATAGCGCCACCAATCGATACAAATTTAGTTCCCGGAGTTACATATAAAAAATATCCCTGAGGCACGGAAATTTCCAGAACTTCTGAAAGTAAAACTCCGGATTCGCATTCAATAATCCCATTAAGACGATCGAAACTGATGAATTTATTTAATTTTTTTGAAGAGAAAATATTTTCGCCTAAAGAAGCATCGCCGTAGCATCTTCCGTTTCCTCGCGCGATAACTTCATTGTGATTGAGTACAAATTCTTTTATTTTTTTGAAGCTGTCTTCAGATCTCATCTCCTTTTCCACTACAGGAAAATTGCCCCAATTCGTAACTTTTTGTGTAAAATTTGGCTTCATCTGTAAGTATTTATGGTTATTTGATCAGATGCAATTACCAAAGAATTCTCTTGATCGTTCTTAAAACTCATACTTTGTGATTTCATTCTTTAAAATAAATTTGAATTAAAAATGTGGCAACCCAAAGCAATAAAGTAACCTGAATATATCTGTCTCTATAAACAATTTTAGTAGGAGATTCGGTTCTGTTGTACACCAAAGTTTGTTGCAAATATCTTAAAAACGCAAAAACCACAAAAATAACGGTGTAAAAAACCCGCTCATGAAATCTAGCCTGTACTTCTGGTGACAAGGTAAACATCAGATAACAAATAATCGCCAACGTCACTGAAATTGAAAGCGTAATGTCTGCAAACTGCACATTATAACCATCCAGAGCCTTCCTTGTTTTACCCGAAACCTGAGCGTTGATAAGTTCTCCCCGTCTTTTACCGATTGCTAAAACCAAAGCTAAAACAAATGTAAGAAGTACTGCCCACTGAGAAATTTTGATTCCGGTGATGTAACCTCCAGCCAAAACTCTCAAAACAAATCCTGTTGCGATGATGAAAATATCAATAATAGGAACATGCTTGAGTTTGAATGTGTATGCAAGATTCATCACAAAATAAACTCCGATGATGGTGGCGAACTTCCAAAGATTTTCGTCAAAATAAAACTGTGCAAAGAAGATCAGCCCAAGATCTATGATAATTAAAGAACCTAGAATGCTCAATGCTTTCTGTTTGGAAATGGCGCCACTTGCCAATGGTCTTCTTCTTTTTTCCGGATGCTGTCTATCTGCGTCAATATCGTTGTAATCATTTAAGATATAAACAACACTTGCAGCAAGTGAAAATATAATAAATGCACCAATACTTTGGGTAAGTAAGTCTACATTTTTGATATTACCGGAAAAAAATAAGGGAACAAAAACAAAAAGATTTTTCACCCATTGTTCTACCCGGAGTAGTTTAAGATATTTTTTCATCTATGTTATTTCGTTTGCAAAAATAGTGATTTTAAAGGAAAAAAATATGCCGCATAAAAATACAAAAAAAACCGCCAAGGCGGTCTTTTATGATAATATAAATATGTTAATGATTATTGCCCTTGTTGAGCCTCATTGATCATTTTTTCATTTGCAGTAATTGCAAATTCTACTCTTCTGTTTTTTGCTCTTCCTGCATCAGTATCGTTAGACGCCACCGGCATCGCCTCACCTTCGCCTAAAGCGAAAAGTCTGTTTGAAGACAACCCTTTAGACATTAGATATGATCTTACAGAGTTGGCTCTCCTTTCAGATAATTTTTGGTTGTAATCATCTGCACCTACACTGTCTGTATGACCATAGATATTGATATTCGTATCTGGATTATCAACCAATACCTGAGTTAATTTATCTAAATTTGCTTTTGCTACTGAAGTAAGATCCGATGAGTTGAATGCAAAAGTAACAATACTCTCATTCATCGTGATTTTGATACCATCACCTACTCTTTCTACTTCTGCACCTGGTAAAGTTTCTTTAATATCTTTAGCCTGTTTATCCATCTTGTTACCGATCACGTTACCAGCAACACCACCGATGATACCCCCAAGTACAGCTCCTAATGCAGCATTCTTACCTTTACCAACATTATTTCCCAATACTCCACCAATTACGGCACCTGAAGCAACACCTACTGCGGTACCTCTCTGCTGATGATTAGAATTTTGAACAGCCTCACAACTTGTAAGCAATAATGCTGATGATAAGAAAAATCCTGCTATATATGTTTTATTAAATTTCATTATGTTTATTTTAAATATTTAAATTATTTCATTCCTGTTCTTTCAAAGTTGTAAACAACTCTTACTGTACTACCATCAAACGGAACGTTTTGTTCTAAAGAAAACTGATCTGTAGACATATTGACCACGTCAAGTGTATATCCTACAATATTTTGCTTAGCTTTTGTACCTTCCTGAATTTTCTTAAACATGAAAGTATTTCCATCTTTCACTTCAAATTTTATTGGTTGCGTCAAAGCAGGACATTTTCCACCACCGTTCAAAGTATAAGCTCCCGTAAAATTGTTTGGAATAAATCTCCAGTGGCTACCTACGAAACATTGCGCATCTGCACCTTCGTCAAACGGTTTGATTTTATATTGCTTATCATAATCGATGCTCACGATTTGAAAATCGCCTTTCATTTTTAGAAATTCAGATCTGTTGTTTTGTGCATCTGCTCCTTTTTTAACAGTGGAACAAGACACAGCAAAAAGTGATGTGCCCAAAATACCAGCAAGTAATAACTTTTTCATATATGTTTATTTTATTTAACCTAATATATTCTCGCAATGCGATTCTATATTATTGTTTATTATTAATCATAAAGTTAATACAAAAAACCGTGCCAAAACACTATGATATGAAAAATATAAGCCCGAAAAATCGAGCTTATATTTATTATTTCAAATAAGTATTTGATTGTTATATTCTTACAGCTTTTTTAGTTTTTGTAGCTTTTTTCACAGAAGAAGCTTTTCCGTTGTAAAAGTTTGTAAAAGCATACTCGGCAGCTTTTCTGACGTCAATTACTCCACCAGCTTGGGATTTTTCACCAAACTCGTTTTCTGCGCTTGCATTACTTGTTTTCACTAAAGCTTCAATAATCTGTGCAGGTTTCAAATTCGGCATATAAGCCAGCAAAACTGCAGCAGCCCCTGCAACTACAGGAGAAGCCATTGAAGTACCTTGCTGATAGCTGTACTCATTATTTGGTACGGTTGAATAAATTTCCTCTCCCGGAGCAAATACGTTCACCATTTTTTTATTATAGTTTGAAAAGCTTGCTCTCAATTCATTATTTCTGTTGGTACTCGCACCTACTACCAAAACATTATCTACAAAAGGAGCAGCATCAGTAATATTTTTAAAATTGGTAGGATATGCCAAATGTTCGGCAACATCTTCGTTTTCATTCCCGGCAGCTTTCACCAAAAGAACGCCTTTGTCATCAGCATATTTGAATGCATCCCAAACTATATTTTTACCCGGAGAAACCGGTTTACCAAAGCTCATATTCAAAACTTTGGCACCATTATCTACTGCATATTTTATTGCATTAGCAACATCTTTATCTCTCTCATCACCAT
This region includes:
- a CDS encoding OmpA family protein, whose product is MKFNKTYIAGFFLSSALLLTSCEAVQNSNHQQRGTAVGVASGAVIGGVLGNNVGKGKNAALGAVLGGIIGGVAGNVIGNKMDKQAKDIKETLPGAEVERVGDGIKITMNESIVTFAFNSSDLTSVAKANLDKLTQVLVDNPDTNINIYGHTDSVGADDYNQKLSERRANSVRSYLMSKGLSSNRLFALGEGEAMPVASNDTDAGRAKNRRVEFAITANEKMINEAQQGQ
- a CDS encoding SDR family NAD(P)-dependent oxidoreductase — its product is MIVLGSTSEVAQAFVEKALQEGEKFEKIYLFTSNRETTERFARHIDVKFLQQSEIIELDITKTINYSEFEQINSSLLFCATGYLGENTEEALYDNKNTERIIDINYSKLVPVINFFAQKFESRRSGTIIGLSSVAGDRGRQSNFIYGSAKAAFTAYLSGLRNYLFEKKVHVLTVKPGFMATKMTEGLPLNPKLTATPKQAAECIYKAFKKQKNVAYVLPIWGVIMLIIRNIPEFIFKKLKL
- a CDS encoding decaprenyl-phosphate phosphoribosyltransferase is translated as MKKYLKLLRVEQWVKNLFVFVPLFFSGNIKNVDLLTQSIGAFIIFSLAASVVYILNDYNDIDADRQHPEKRRRPLASGAISKQKALSILGSLIIIDLGLIFFAQFYFDENLWKFATIIGVYFVMNLAYTFKLKHVPIIDIFIIATGFVLRVLAGGYITGIKISQWAVLLTFVLALVLAIGKRRGELINAQVSGKTRKALDGYNVQFADITLSISVTLAIICYLMFTLSPEVQARFHERVFYTVIFVVFAFLRYLQQTLVYNRTESPTKIVYRDRYIQVTLLLWVATFLIQIYFKE
- a CDS encoding cysteine desulfurase family protein, with the translated sequence MNKIYLDNAATTPLSEEVIDAMVETMKMNFGNPSSTHSFGQDAKILIENVRRQVADYLHVSPAEIIFTSCGTESNNMIIKSSVSHLGVERIISSPMEHKCVSESILDMKNRKGVEVAYIRPNEKGDIDLNKLEELLKASYKKTLVSLMHANNEIGNIIDLKKVAELCKANNALFHSDTVQTMAHMNLDFSEIPVDFASCSAHKFHGPKGIGFAFIRKSSGLKGIITGGPQERSLRAGTENVAGIAGLGKALELSIKNMDAYTRYMQDIKQYTIDRLSVEIPGIKFNGRSSELDHSLYTLVSLLLPYKNPLIGLQLDMKGIAVSQGSACSSGASKPSMVMMMVLSEDEMDDCTPLRVSFSHMTTKQDIDVFVNALREISQELIIENTNVEHR
- a CDS encoding lipocalin family protein, whose amino-acid sequence is MKKLLLAGILGTSLFAVSCSTVKKGADAQNNRSEFLKMKGDFQIVSIDYDKQYKIKPFDEGADAQCFVGSHWRFIPNNFTGAYTLNGGGKCPALTQPIKFEVKDGNTFMFKKIQEGTKAKQNIVGYTLDVVNMSTDQFSLEQNVPFDGSTVRVVYNFERTGMK
- a CDS encoding HAD family hydrolase, whose product is MKKLYCFDFDGTLTYKDTMFLYLKFYNPSKFRVQFVRHIPLFILLKLKLAETEKVKKSFIGSILKGQLQTKIEEKSKQFFEENYPKIVRENALDFIHNMDRQNTESLMVTASLDIWAKPFAEKLQMNLVSTKAEFKNGIFTGNFIGKNCNGKEKLERIKKEISDGKYDKIIAFGDTSGDKAMLKWANEGHYQFFH
- a CDS encoding FAD-binding oxidoreductase: MKPNFTQKVTNWGNFPVVEKEMRSEDSFKKIKEFVLNHNEVIARGNGRCYGDASLGENIFSSKKLNKFISFDRLNGIIECESGVLLSEVLEISVPQGYFLYVTPGTKFVSIGGAIASDIHGKNHHAEGCFSEYVIDFKLMTENGDIITCSRQENSEKFWATIGGMGLTGIILSAKFKLKNIETSYIRQESIKAENLDEIFRLFEESESWTYTVAWIDCLQKDKNIGRSIMMRGEHAYRHEISGSEAVNPLKLKKKFSPKVPFYFPNFVLNALTVKIFNFLYYKKQTKKEVKSFIDYETFFYPLDSIKDWNKIYGKSGFIQYQMVIPKERGKDGMKKILETIANSGNGSFLAVLKLFGKNNPNAYNSFPTEGYTLALDFKVNSKLKKLVDQLDQIVQVFGGRIYLTKDSMSRSSLTDYLKNVNSSKFVSLQHKRILNNK